A genomic segment from Janthinobacterium sp. 64 encodes:
- a CDS encoding AraC family transcriptional regulator → MTSTDGRVAGAYLLPLLEAAGAHGIAAATLAQAAGVPPHSLEASATSLAARDYVRLLDAGAKLAGDAHFGLHVGQRVRMGTYSAYGLILLSCKNVGQALEQTARYERLAHDLGRSTLQRDGAIAHYRWASNYPGASRHLVDSVFAGVKVSGDWLAGMPLPPAKLAFTHDGGGELLRHATHRGEYVRVLGSLPAFNAAANTATFDAQLLDWPVPNADVSLYPVLCQHAEQLLAQRQAAAGSGAGIEAQVHAAIVAGLRQGSARLASVAAALAVTPRTLQRKLADAGTSFQAVLDQTRYGLARDYLREPDLSLVDIAFLLGYQEQSAFNHAFRTWAGTNPGAWRLQQ, encoded by the coding sequence ATGACAAGTACTGACGGCCGTGTCGCCGGCGCCTATCTGCTGCCGCTGCTCGAAGCGGCCGGCGCGCACGGCATCGCGGCAGCCACCCTGGCGCAAGCGGCAGGCGTGCCGCCGCACAGCCTGGAAGCGTCCGCGACCAGCCTGGCCGCGCGCGACTACGTGCGCTTGCTCGATGCGGGCGCAAAGCTGGCGGGCGACGCGCATTTCGGCCTGCACGTGGGCCAGCGCGTACGCATGGGTACCTACAGCGCCTACGGCTTGATTTTACTCAGTTGCAAGAACGTGGGCCAGGCGCTGGAACAGACGGCCCGCTACGAACGGCTGGCGCACGACCTGGGCCGCTCGACGCTGCAGCGCGACGGCGCCATCGCGCACTACCGCTGGGCCAGCAATTACCCGGGCGCCAGCCGGCACCTGGTCGACAGCGTCTTTGCCGGCGTCAAAGTCAGCGGCGACTGGCTGGCGGGCATGCCGCTGCCGCCGGCCAAACTGGCATTCACCCATGATGGCGGCGGCGAGCTGCTGCGCCACGCCACGCACCGCGGCGAATACGTGCGCGTGCTGGGCAGCCTGCCCGCCTTCAACGCCGCCGCCAACACGGCCACCTTCGACGCGCAATTGCTGGACTGGCCCGTGCCGAACGCCGACGTCAGCCTGTACCCCGTGCTGTGCCAGCATGCGGAACAGTTGCTGGCGCAGCGCCAGGCCGCAGCGGGAAGCGGCGCCGGCATCGAGGCGCAAGTGCACGCGGCCATCGTCGCGGGCTTGCGCCAGGGCTCGGCCCGGCTGGCCAGCGTTGCCGCCGCACTGGCCGTCACGCCGCGCACCTTGCAGCGCAAGCTGGCCGACGCGGGCACCAGCTTCCAGGCCGTGCTGGACCAGACCCGCTACGGCCTGGCGCGCGATTATCTGCGCGAGCCGGATCTGTCGCTGGTCGACATCGCCTTTCTGCT
- a CDS encoding FAD-binding oxidoreductase, which yields MQRWNGWGDDGITYALSGEALAFLGERLGPGSAIADATFDDACAQVPASRLAPHPLVDTLPATRVRHALGQSLPDWFKLRHGRIGAVPDGVAFPDSALQVRQLLDYARQACVAVIPHGGGTSVAGHLTVAAGSRPVLALSLRRLSALGHLDREAQLATFGAGVYGPDLEAQLRAQGYTLGHYPQSFEYSTLGGWIATRSSGQQSLRYGRIEQLFAGGEVETPSGTLTIPTFPASAAGIDLREMVLGSEGRLGILTQATVRISPLPPYEAFHAVFFADWGQAQGAVRTLAQSRLPLCMLRLSNALETQTMLTLAGHKKLVGLLERYLSLRGCGEGKCMLMLGVSGEAGPARAALRGALALARRHKGVHVGRHMGDKWKQGRFRNVYLRNGAWEHGYVIDTVETAVDWPRVTAMMAALEQAGTDALAAHGERVHVYTHLSHVYAQGASVYTTYVYRLGPTYEDNMARWRTLKRAAGAAIVANGGTISHQHGVGTDHAPWLVAEKGELGIAAMRALLRQFDPQGMMNPGKLLPDAGIGL from the coding sequence ATGCAACGCTGGAATGGCTGGGGAGATGACGGCATCACGTATGCGCTGAGCGGGGAGGCGCTGGCATTCCTGGGCGAGCGCCTGGGGCCGGGCAGCGCCATTGCCGATGCCACCTTCGATGACGCCTGCGCCCAGGTGCCCGCGTCGCGCCTGGCGCCGCATCCGCTGGTCGATACCTTGCCTGCCACGCGGGTGCGCCATGCGCTCGGTCAAAGCCTGCCCGACTGGTTCAAATTGCGCCACGGCCGCATCGGTGCCGTGCCCGATGGCGTGGCCTTTCCCGACAGCGCGCTGCAGGTGCGCCAGCTGCTCGACTACGCGCGCCAGGCTTGCGTGGCCGTGATACCGCACGGTGGCGGCACCAGCGTGGCCGGGCATTTGACGGTGGCGGCGGGGTCGCGTCCCGTGCTGGCGCTGAGCCTTCGGCGTTTGTCTGCGCTGGGCCACCTGGACCGCGAAGCGCAGCTGGCCACGTTTGGCGCGGGCGTGTATGGCCCCGACCTGGAAGCGCAGTTGCGCGCGCAGGGCTATACCCTGGGCCATTATCCGCAGTCGTTCGAATATTCCACCCTGGGCGGCTGGATCGCCACGCGCTCGTCGGGCCAGCAATCGCTGCGCTATGGCCGCATCGAGCAGCTGTTCGCGGGCGGCGAGGTGGAAACGCCGTCCGGCACCCTGACGATTCCCACGTTTCCCGCGTCGGCGGCCGGCATCGACCTGCGCGAAATGGTGCTCGGCTCCGAGGGGCGGCTGGGCATCCTGACGCAGGCCACGGTGCGCATCTCGCCGCTGCCGCCCTACGAAGCATTCCATGCCGTGTTTTTCGCCGACTGGGGCCAGGCACAGGGGGCGGTGCGGACGCTGGCCCAGTCGCGCCTGCCCCTGTGCATGCTGCGCCTGTCGAACGCGCTCGAAACGCAAACCATGCTGACCCTGGCCGGGCATAAAAAACTGGTGGGACTGCTGGAACGCTATTTGTCCCTGCGCGGCTGCGGTGAAGGCAAGTGCATGCTGATGCTGGGCGTCAGCGGAGAGGCCGGCCCCGCGCGCGCGGCCCTGCGCGGCGCGCTGGCGCTGGCGCGGCGGCACAAGGGCGTGCACGTGGGACGCCACATGGGCGATAAATGGAAGCAGGGGAGATTTCGCAACGTCTACCTGCGCAATGGCGCCTGGGAACACGGCTATGTCATCGACACGGTGGAAACGGCCGTCGACTGGCCCCGCGTGACGGCCATGATGGCGGCGCTGGAGCAGGCGGGCACCGATGCGCTGGCCGCGCACGGCGAGCGGGTGCACGTCTACACGCACCTGTCGCACGTGTATGCGCAGGGCGCCAGCGTCTACACCACCTATGTGTACCGGCTGGGGCCCACGTACGAGGACAACATGGCGCGCTGGCGTACCTTGAAACGCGCGGCCGGCGCCGCCATCGTCGCCAACGGCGGCACCATCAGCCACCAGCATGGCGTGGGCACGGACCACGCGCCGTGGCTGGTGGCCGAAAAGGGAGAACTGGGCATCGCCGCCATGCGCGCGCTGCTGCGCCAGTTCGACCCGCAGGGCATGATGAACCCGGGCAAACTGCTGCCTGACGCGGGAATCGGATTGTGA
- a CDS encoding glycerol-3-phosphate dehydrogenase/oxidase, whose translation MNRADLPGILAREWEVLVVGGGITGAGILLEAARRGLTALLVEQRDFAWGTSSRSSKLVHGGLRYLKQGQFALTRESVHERQALLTDAAGLVDPQGFAFGDYTGRKPGRRQFMLGLAIYDVMAGRRARRYVDAADFAMLAPHVRRDGLQGGMLYQDAKTDDARLVLRVLQEARRHGGVAVNYLGVASLLRDGGKVAGATLTDALDGRALTVRARLVISATGAWADGLRGQVGEPPKLRPLRGSHLLLPAWRLPLAQAVSLMHPHDGRPVFAYPWEGVTLVGTTDVDHGASLDEEPAITRGELAYLLAALQWQFPQLALGEGDVLATFAGVRPVIGSGQLDPSKEAREHALWLENGLLTVAGGKLTTFRVIALDALRRAAPLLPGWQADLRPLPIFDTTPPLSGKALVLDAEQRERLLGRHGAWAQALCDAAHDGELAPIPGTQTLWAQLRWGARMEDVQHLDDLLLRRTRLGLQLAGGALAIMPRLRAICQRELGWDDARWEEEQQRYLALWRRHYSVPQGE comes from the coding sequence GTGAACAGGGCGGATTTGCCCGGCATCCTGGCGCGCGAGTGGGAGGTGCTGGTCGTCGGCGGCGGCATCACGGGCGCCGGCATCCTGCTCGAAGCGGCGCGGCGCGGCTTGACGGCCCTGCTGGTGGAGCAGCGCGATTTCGCCTGGGGCACGTCGAGCCGCTCCTCGAAGCTGGTGCATGGCGGCTTGCGCTACCTGAAACAGGGCCAGTTCGCGCTGACGCGCGAATCGGTGCATGAGCGGCAAGCTTTGCTGACGGATGCGGCGGGGCTGGTCGACCCGCAGGGCTTTGCCTTTGGCGACTACACGGGCAGGAAACCGGGGCGGCGCCAGTTCATGCTGGGCCTGGCCATCTATGACGTGATGGCGGGCCGGCGCGCGCGCCGCTATGTCGACGCGGCGGACTTTGCCATGCTGGCGCCGCACGTCCGGCGCGACGGCTTGCAGGGCGGTATGCTGTACCAGGACGCCAAGACGGACGACGCGCGCCTGGTGCTGCGCGTGCTGCAGGAAGCGCGCCGCCATGGCGGCGTGGCCGTCAATTACCTGGGCGTGGCGTCCTTGCTGCGTGACGGTGGCAAGGTCGCCGGCGCCACCTTGACCGATGCGCTCGATGGCAGGGCATTGACCGTGCGCGCGCGCCTCGTGATCAGCGCCACGGGCGCCTGGGCCGACGGCTTGCGCGGCCAGGTGGGAGAGCCGCCTAAACTGCGGCCCCTGCGCGGCAGCCATCTGCTGCTGCCTGCCTGGCGGCTGCCGCTGGCGCAAGCCGTCAGCCTGATGCACCCGCATGATGGCCGTCCCGTGTTTGCGTATCCGTGGGAGGGCGTGACCCTGGTGGGCACCACCGATGTCGACCACGGCGCCAGCCTGGACGAAGAACCGGCCATCACGCGCGGCGAACTTGCGTATCTGCTGGCCGCCTTGCAGTGGCAGTTCCCGCAGCTGGCGCTGGGTGAAGGCGACGTGCTGGCCACGTTTGCCGGCGTGCGTCCCGTCATCGGCAGCGGCCAGCTTGACCCGTCGAAGGAAGCGCGCGAACATGCGCTATGGCTGGAAAACGGCTTGCTGACGGTGGCCGGCGGCAAGCTGACGACGTTTCGCGTGATCGCCCTCGACGCATTGCGCCGCGCCGCGCCGCTGCTGCCTGGCTGGCAAGCGGATTTGCGCCCCTTGCCGATTTTCGACACGACGCCGCCCTTGTCGGGCAAGGCCCTGGTGCTCGATGCCGAGCAGCGCGAAAGGCTGCTGGGTCGCCATGGCGCGTGGGCGCAGGCGCTGTGCGATGCGGCGCACGATGGCGAACTGGCGCCGATTCCCGGCACGCAGACCCTGTGGGCGCAGCTGCGCTGGGGCGCGCGCATGGAGGACGTGCAGCACCTGGACGACTTGCTGCTGCGGCGCACGCGCCTCGGTTTGCAGCTGGCCGGCGGCGCGCTTGCTATCATGCCGCGCTTGCGCGCCATCTGCCAGCGTGAACTGGGCTGGGACGACGCGCGCTGGGAAGAAGAGCAGCAGCGTTACCTGGCCCTGTGGCGCCGCCATTACAGCGTGCCGCAAGGCGAATGA
- a CDS encoding FGGY-family carbohydrate kinase, giving the protein MASLAGDGPYILAIDNGTQSVRALLFDRDGNLAAKAQVFLEAYYSDHPGWAEHDADGYWQAVCAACQQLWRGTVIEKSSVAGVAVTTQRGTVVNVDEEGQALRPAITWLDQRSTRDIPQLAPWWRALFRATRLDGTIAYFRREAEINWISAHQPDIWRRTHKFLLLSGFLNHRLCGRHIDSTGSQVAYIPFDYKRHAWAGRFDWKWQALAIKPSMLPELVAPGTRMGAITAAAAAATGILEGTPLLAAAADKACEVLGAGCVEPHVACLSYGTTATINTTNRKYVEVTRFIPPYPAAMPGAYSTEVQIFRGYWMVNWFKEQFGDRERAAAAEDGTGLSAEALFDRLVEAVPPGSMGLMLQPYWSPGIKVPGPEAKGAMIGFGDVHTRAHIYRAILEGLAYALREGKERIERRSGMAITELRIAGGGSQSDAAMQLTADIFGLPAARAHVYESSGLGAAIAASVGLGWHADFPSAVQAMTRKGKVFHPHPEHRKIYEQLYRRVYQKMYARLQPLYREIADITGYPE; this is encoded by the coding sequence ATGGCCTCCTTGGCGGGCGACGGCCCGTATATCCTTGCCATCGACAATGGCACGCAAAGCGTGCGTGCGCTGCTGTTCGACCGGGACGGCAATCTGGCGGCGAAGGCGCAAGTGTTCCTGGAAGCGTATTACTCCGACCACCCGGGCTGGGCCGAGCACGACGCCGACGGTTACTGGCAAGCCGTGTGCGCAGCGTGCCAGCAGCTGTGGCGCGGCACCGTCATTGAAAAATCGTCGGTCGCCGGCGTGGCCGTCACCACGCAGCGCGGCACGGTGGTCAACGTGGATGAAGAGGGACAAGCCCTGCGGCCCGCCATCACCTGGCTGGACCAGCGCAGCACGCGCGACATCCCCCAGCTGGCGCCGTGGTGGCGCGCGCTGTTTCGCGCCACGCGCCTCGATGGCACGATCGCGTATTTTCGCCGCGAAGCCGAGATCAACTGGATCAGCGCGCACCAGCCCGACATCTGGCGCCGCACGCACAAATTCCTGCTGCTGTCGGGCTTTTTGAACCACCGCCTCTGCGGGCGCCACATCGATTCGACGGGCTCGCAGGTGGCGTACATCCCGTTCGACTACAAGCGCCACGCCTGGGCCGGGCGCTTCGACTGGAAGTGGCAGGCGCTGGCGATCAAGCCGTCCATGCTGCCCGAGCTGGTGGCGCCGGGCACGCGCATGGGTGCCATCACGGCAGCGGCCGCCGCGGCGACGGGCATTTTGGAAGGCACGCCTTTGCTGGCGGCGGCCGCCGACAAGGCGTGCGAAGTGCTGGGCGCCGGCTGCGTCGAACCGCATGTGGCGTGCCTGAGCTACGGCACCACGGCCACCATCAACACGACCAACCGCAAGTACGTGGAAGTGACGCGCTTCATTCCGCCGTATCCGGCCGCCATGCCGGGCGCCTACAGCACGGAAGTGCAGATTTTTCGCGGCTACTGGATGGTCAACTGGTTCAAGGAGCAGTTCGGCGACCGCGAACGGGCGGCGGCCGCCGAAGATGGCACGGGCCTGTCTGCCGAAGCGCTGTTCGACCGTTTGGTCGAGGCCGTGCCGCCTGGCTCCATGGGCTTGATGCTGCAGCCGTACTGGAGTCCCGGCATCAAGGTGCCGGGGCCGGAAGCGAAGGGCGCCATGATCGGCTTTGGCGACGTGCACACGCGCGCGCACATCTACCGCGCCATCCTCGAAGGCCTCGCGTATGCGCTGCGCGAAGGCAAGGAGCGCATCGAGCGGCGTAGCGGCATGGCCATTACGGAGCTGCGCATCGCGGGCGGCGGCTCGCAAAGCGACGCGGCCATGCAGCTGACGGCCGACATCTTCGGCTTGCCGGCCGCGCGCGCCCACGTGTATGAGAGTTCGGGCCTGGGCGCGGCCATCGCCGCCAGCGTGGGCCTGGGCTGGCATGCGGACTTTCCCTCCGCCGTGCAGGCGATGACGCGCAAGGGCAAGGTATTCCATCCCCATCCCGAGCATCGCAAAATCTACGAGCAGCTGTACCGGCGCGTGTACCAGAAAATGTATGCGCGGCTGCAGCCGCTGTACCGCGAGATCGCCGACATTACCGGCTATCCGGAATAA
- a CDS encoding TonB-dependent hemoglobin/transferrin/lactoferrin family receptor, whose product MKSSSKQGWTPLAAALALALGGAHGPAWAAAKADKAEKADAVQMPSISVFGDAISAGTAGRSYINSADIERQQADNVASLLDTLPGVDLAGTARPSGQSLNIWGFNKVQDVKVILDGVPKGFEKYRQGSIFIEPELIKQIEVNKGAHTSLYGNGGFGGVITVETKDAQDLLEGGESVGAMLKYSRHSNNAENDATVAVYGRTQDGRFDAMAFTTQRKSDDLRKPDGKPFRFSAIDAPSSLAKLNIRLTPEQLLTLTAMKSGSSGWGPFAAMGEDVPTPTEAEIKKYGLEEAWQRKAVYRDQDDDTYSVKWQYAPQNNPWIKLTASAGYSHTDQHDKRLPSASLGSYLGSLGNESWASYVDRIAEVRNESVFSTGAVSHVLQTGLQWHKNVRDTLMYYPSSTALKDPSYNYGYFQPYYMPAGRQETTGLYLQDAMTYGDLTLTAALRHDRVVSEGVPNKASRYNSPLPAAGHDFSEKVHADWSPRLGLFWKASASMALFGDLSRTWRAPTIDEMYSNEYYVSPRLGSSTPGTSRNLAVERVTAVRAGAMLHRQNVFMERDDAQLRLTVYRNRVSDNIGPRLGILIEGYVPGSGKVPPALSDYRNLAGFHTQGVEVESYYNSPRLFASASLSKQRGTRSGTQRDPWGRDEPVSTIAPDKLMAGLGWRMPDLGASMGWQGRFVAKQERVLPVGSVYRLPPSKGYALHTLFASWNGRQGVWRGTEVRLTVDNVFNRNYMPYLSEAVTGVGRNAKLSVSRKF is encoded by the coding sequence ATGAAGAGCAGCAGCAAACAAGGATGGACCCCGCTGGCCGCCGCACTGGCGCTGGCATTGGGCGGTGCGCACGGCCCTGCGTGGGCGGCAGCGAAGGCTGACAAGGCCGAGAAGGCCGACGCCGTGCAGATGCCCTCGATCAGCGTGTTTGGCGACGCCATCAGCGCCGGCACGGCCGGGCGTTCGTACATCAACAGCGCCGACATCGAGCGCCAGCAGGCCGACAATGTCGCTTCGCTGCTCGACACCTTGCCAGGCGTGGACCTGGCCGGCACGGCCCGTCCCAGCGGCCAGAGCCTCAATATCTGGGGTTTTAATAAAGTGCAGGATGTGAAAGTCATCCTCGACGGCGTGCCCAAGGGCTTCGAGAAATACCGCCAGGGCTCCATCTTCATCGAGCCGGAACTGATCAAGCAGATCGAGGTGAACAAGGGCGCGCATACGAGCTTGTATGGCAACGGCGGCTTCGGCGGCGTCATCACGGTCGAGACCAAGGATGCGCAAGACTTGCTGGAAGGCGGCGAGAGCGTGGGCGCCATGCTGAAGTATTCGCGCCATTCGAACAATGCGGAAAACGACGCCACCGTGGCCGTGTATGGCCGCACGCAAGACGGCCGCTTCGACGCGATGGCCTTTACCACGCAGCGCAAGTCCGATGATTTGCGCAAACCCGATGGCAAGCCATTCCGCTTTTCCGCCATCGACGCGCCATCGAGCCTGGCCAAGCTGAACATCCGGCTGACGCCGGAGCAGCTCTTGACCCTGACGGCGATGAAGAGCGGCAGTTCGGGCTGGGGCCCGTTCGCGGCCATGGGCGAAGACGTGCCCACGCCAACCGAGGCGGAAATCAAAAAATACGGGCTGGAAGAGGCGTGGCAGCGCAAGGCCGTGTACCGCGACCAGGACGACGACACGTATTCGGTGAAATGGCAGTACGCGCCGCAGAACAATCCATGGATCAAGCTGACGGCCAGCGCCGGCTATTCGCACACGGACCAGCATGACAAGCGCTTGCCATCGGCTTCGCTCGGTTCCTATCTGGGTTCGCTGGGCAACGAGAGCTGGGCTTCGTATGTGGACCGCATCGCCGAGGTGCGCAACGAGAGCGTGTTTAGCACGGGCGCCGTGTCGCACGTGCTGCAAACGGGCCTGCAGTGGCACAAGAACGTGCGCGATACCCTGATGTACTACCCGTCGTCGACGGCGCTGAAGGACCCCAGCTATAACTACGGCTACTTCCAGCCCTACTACATGCCGGCCGGGCGCCAGGAAACCACGGGCCTGTACCTGCAGGATGCGATGACGTATGGCGACCTGACGCTGACGGCGGCGCTGCGCCACGACAGGGTCGTCTCCGAGGGCGTGCCGAACAAGGCGTCGCGCTACAACAGCCCGCTGCCGGCCGCCGGCCACGATTTCAGCGAGAAAGTGCATGCAGACTGGTCGCCCCGCCTGGGCCTGTTCTGGAAGGCGTCCGCCAGCATGGCGCTGTTCGGCGACTTGAGCCGCACCTGGCGCGCGCCGACCATCGACGAGATGTATTCGAATGAATATTATGTGTCGCCGCGGCTCGGTTCATCGACGCCTGGCACCAGCCGCAACCTGGCCGTCGAGCGCGTGACGGCCGTGCGCGCGGGCGCCATGCTGCACCGCCAGAACGTCTTCATGGAGCGCGACGACGCGCAACTGCGCCTGACGGTCTACCGCAACCGCGTCAGCGACAATATCGGCCCGCGCCTGGGCATCCTGATCGAAGGCTATGTGCCGGGATCGGGCAAGGTGCCGCCGGCGCTGTCCGACTACCGCAACCTGGCAGGTTTCCACACGCAGGGCGTGGAGGTCGAATCCTATTACAACTCGCCGCGCCTGTTTGCCAGCGCTTCGCTGTCGAAGCAGCGCGGCACGCGCAGCGGTACCCAGCGCGACCCGTGGGGCCGGGACGAACCCGTATCGACGATTGCGCCGGACAAACTGATGGCGGGCCTGGGCTGGCGCATGCCCGACCTGGGCGCCAGCATGGGCTGGCAGGGCCGCTTCGTGGCGAAGCAGGAGCGCGTGCTGCCGGTGGGCAGCGTGTACCGCCTGCCGCCGTCGAAAGGCTATGCGCTGCATACCCTGTTCGCGTCGTGGAATGGCCGGCAAGGCGTGTGGCGCGGCACGGAAGTGCGGTTGACGGTTGATAATGTCTTTAACCGCAATTACATGCCGTATCTGAGCGAAGCGGTTACCGGCGTGGGGCGCAATGCGAAGCTGAGCGTGTCGCGTAAGTTTTGA
- a CDS encoding diguanylate cyclase domain-containing protein, translating into MNPGSVEHSQRRNAAILIVDDAPANLELLRKLMSEQGYQTYVATSGERALAIAQRVHPDLILLDVLMPDMDGIETCRRLKQHPLTQGIPVIFMSARTETEDVVAGFDCGAVDYISKPLRMAEVCARVRAQLHIRSSNETQQEQAERLRTIVNNMAEGLLIIEADGRIQYTNPACDQYLGYRENELAGRSIAELLSPLVTQEYLDYFAMHAANPEKAHNHGTREVAIRHRNGEALSMDLTLTPMYLRQPLYIGLLHDITHHKQSEDALQRAAYLDPLTQIANRRHFDSFLEKEWQRAVRGGGALSLVVLDVDHFKLYNDSLGHPAGDSCLQQVAQAIASHAARPGDLAARYGGEEFVMLCADTDADGALQLAEAIRTHIEALQLPHPRSATSPWITVSIGVATIHPHQLDDREALFVAADRALYVAKEGGRNQVCATQSGSTAWKTVKALVLR; encoded by the coding sequence ATGAATCCAGGCAGTGTGGAGCATTCCCAGCGGCGCAACGCCGCCATTTTGATTGTCGACGATGCGCCGGCCAACCTTGAGCTGCTGCGCAAGCTGATGAGCGAACAGGGTTATCAAACCTATGTCGCCACGTCCGGCGAGCGGGCGCTGGCGATTGCCCAGCGCGTCCATCCGGACCTGATCCTGCTCGACGTGCTGATGCCGGACATGGATGGCATCGAAACCTGCCGCCGCCTCAAGCAGCATCCGCTGACGCAGGGCATTCCCGTCATCTTCATGAGCGCCAGGACGGAGACGGAAGACGTGGTGGCCGGTTTCGACTGCGGCGCCGTCGACTACATCAGCAAACCGCTGCGCATGGCCGAAGTGTGCGCGCGCGTGCGCGCCCAGCTGCACATCCGCAGCAGCAATGAAACCCAGCAGGAGCAGGCCGAGCGCCTGCGCACCATCGTCAACAACATGGCCGAAGGCTTGCTGATCATCGAAGCGGACGGGCGCATCCAGTACACCAACCCGGCCTGCGACCAGTACCTGGGCTACCGCGAAAACGAACTGGCCGGACGCTCGATCGCTGAACTGCTCAGCCCCCTGGTGACTCAGGAATATCTCGATTACTTCGCCATGCACGCGGCCAATCCGGAAAAGGCGCACAACCACGGCACGCGCGAAGTGGCGATCCGCCACCGCAATGGCGAGGCGCTGAGCATGGACCTGACCTTGACGCCCATGTATCTGCGCCAGCCCCTGTATATCGGCCTGCTGCACGACATCACGCACCACAAGCAGTCGGAAGACGCGCTGCAGCGCGCCGCCTACCTCGACCCGCTGACGCAGATCGCCAACCGCCGGCATTTCGACAGCTTCCTGGAAAAGGAGTGGCAGCGCGCCGTGCGCGGCGGCGGCGCCCTGTCGCTGGTGGTGCTCGACGTCGACCATTTCAAGCTGTACAACGACAGCCTGGGCCATCCGGCCGGCGACAGCTGCCTGCAGCAGGTGGCGCAAGCGATCGCCTCGCATGCCGCCCGCCCGGGCGACCTGGCAGCCCGCTACGGCGGCGAGGAATTCGTCATGCTGTGCGCCGACACGGATGCCGACGGCGCCCTGCAACTGGCCGAAGCCATCCGCACCCACATCGAAGCACTGCAACTGCCGCACCCGCGCTCCGCCACCTCGCCGTGGATCACCGTCAGCATCGGCGTGGCGACCATCCACCCGCACCAGCTGGACGACCGCGAAGCCCTGTTCGTCGCCGCCGACCGCGCCCTGTACGTGGCCAAGGAAGGTGGCCGCAACCAGGTCTGCGCCACGCAGTCGGGCAGCACGGCATGGAAAACGGTCAAGGCATTGGTTCTACGTTGA
- a CDS encoding aminotransferase-like domain-containing protein has translation MKIENPNPIQWRFAERAEQLQSSFIREILKITQRPEIISFAGGLPSPATFPVEEMKTAFDKVLSNNGKVALQYGPTDGYLPLRQWIADSLSGNGSTIMPEQVLMTSGSQQALDLLGKVLIDEGSKVLVETPSYLGALQAFSVYRPEFVSVDTDDEGLVPSSIDPVADGARLLYALPNFQNPTGRSLSVARRVELVETCARHGLPLIEDDPYGALSYSGEPYPKMINMNPDGVIYMGSFSKVLTPGIRLGYVVAPAPLVRRLELAKQAADLHTSQLTQMVVHEVIKDGFLDRHIPSIRNLYGNQCQAMLSALEEHFPAGVTWTRPEGGMFIWVTLPKHIDAMKLLDEAIANKVAFVPGAPFYANTPDTHTLRLSFVTVPPERIREGIAILGKLIAAKM, from the coding sequence ATGAAAATTGAAAATCCGAATCCGATCCAATGGCGCTTTGCCGAACGCGCGGAACAGCTGCAAAGCTCGTTCATCCGCGAAATCCTGAAGATCACGCAGCGTCCCGAGATCATCTCGTTTGCCGGCGGCCTGCCCTCGCCCGCCACCTTCCCCGTCGAAGAAATGAAGACCGCCTTCGACAAGGTCCTGTCGAACAATGGCAAGGTGGCCCTGCAATACGGCCCCACCGACGGCTACCTGCCGCTGCGCCAGTGGATCGCCGATTCGCTCTCGGGCAATGGCAGCACCATCATGCCGGAACAGGTACTGATGACGTCCGGCTCGCAGCAGGCGCTGGACTTGCTGGGCAAGGTCCTGATCGACGAAGGCAGCAAGGTGCTGGTAGAAACCCCCAGCTACCTGGGCGCCCTGCAGGCGTTTTCCGTCTACCGTCCCGAATTCGTTTCCGTCGACACCGATGACGAAGGCCTGGTGCCGTCGTCGATCGACCCCGTCGCCGATGGCGCGCGCCTGTTGTACGCGCTGCCGAACTTCCAGAACCCGACGGGCCGCAGCCTGTCCGTGGCGCGCCGCGTGGAACTGGTGGAAACCTGCGCCCGCCACGGCCTGCCGCTGATCGAGGATGATCCGTACGGCGCCCTGAGCTACAGCGGCGAGCCGTATCCGAAGATGATCAACATGAATCCCGATGGCGTGATCTATATGGGTTCGTTCTCGAAAGTGCTCACGCCCGGCATCCGCCTCGGCTACGTGGTGGCGCCGGCGCCGCTGGTGCGCCGCCTGGAACTGGCCAAGCAGGCGGCCGACCTGCACACCTCGCAGCTGACGCAGATGGTCGTGCATGAAGTCATCAAGGATGGCTTCCTGGACCGGCATATCCCCAGCATCCGCAACCTGTACGGCAACCAGTGCCAGGCCATGCTGTCGGCGCTGGAAGAGCACTTCCCTGCCGGCGTCACCTGGACCCGCCCGGAAGGCGGCATGTTCATCTGGGTCACCCTGCCGAAGCACATCGACGCGATGAAACTGCTCGATGAAGCCATCGCCAACAAGGTCGCCTTCGTGCCGGGTGCGCCGTTCTACGCGAACACGCCGGACACGCACACGCTGCGCCTGTCGTTCGTGACGGTGCCGCCGGAACGCATCCGCGAAGGCATCGCCATCCTGGGCAAACTGATCGCCGCAAAAATGTAA